In Chitinophaga oryzae, the sequence AGCGTTTGTAGGTAAAGTTGTTGGTGATACCGGCGGAGAAAGGTGATACGCCGGTGCCGAGGTCGGTGAGGCCGGTACGCATTTCATAGCCGGTAGCTTTGTCATATACAGTATTGCCGGCAGCATCTTTCAGTACCTTAAAGCCTTTGATGGTGCTGTAGGATTTTCCGATGTCTGCAAAGATATAGGCGTAGCTGTTAACGCTCACGTCCAGTTGCAGGCTGCTGATACCTTCTGTCAGTTTCAGCACTTCATTTTTGTTATAGGCCATGTTGTAGCTGATGTCCCAGGAGAAGTTCTTCTGTTTGACGGGCACGCCGGTCAGCAATACTTCCACGCCTTTGTTGCTCATTTCGCCTACGTTGAGGATGGCGAAGTTATACCCTGACGCCGGGGAGATGGCCGCCTGCATGATGTCGTTGGTGGTTTTGCGGCTGTATACCGTGATGTCCGCAGAGAGGCGGTTATTGAGCATGCGCGCTTCGATACCGGCTTCAAAGGTGGTAGACACCAGTGGTTTCAGGTTCGGGTTGGGCGCCTGCAGCAGGCCGGAGCCGCTGCCCTGGGAGGTGGTCTGCGTAGGCGTCTGCAGCGGTTGGCCGAGGTGGCCGCCGCCGGACAGTACGGAGTAGGTTTGTCTCAGGATATAGGGCTGCGGCGTAGCGCCGCCTACCTGTGCCCAGGAGGTGCGTACTTTGGCGTAGTTGATCCAGGAAGGCATTTTCACTGCTTCAGACAGCAGGAAGCTGGCGCCGACGGAAGGATAAAAGATGTTGTTGTTTTGTGGCGACAACGTAGAGAACCAGTCGTTACGGCCGGTGGCGGTCAGGAACAGCAGGTCTTTGAAAGACAGGTCCACGGAGCCGAACACGGAGTTGGTCGCCTGGCGTTGGTTCACGTTGGTCGTGTTGAGACTTACCACGTTGGACGGGTCGTAGAAACCGGGTGCGAAGAAATCGGTACCGTTCAGGTTGGTGCCATCGGAGATGGATTTGCGCCTGTTGCCGCCCAGCATGGCGGTGATGCCGAGGTCGCGGCCCAGTTTGCCCTGGTAGTTGATGGTCAGTTCGCCGTTGGTTTCCGTGGCGACGGTATTGTATTGCTGGTAGAGGCCTTTCGGGGCGAAGAGCGTACCGGTGGGCACGATACCGGTGTAGTTGATGTTCAGATAATCATGGCTTACACGACCGCGCACGAAGAGGTTGTCCAGCAGGTTGTATTTGATGCTGGCATTACCGATAAAGCGTTTGCGGTCATCGTTGTTACGAAAGCGGTTAGCTACAAAGTAGGGGTTGGAGGCGAAGCCGGAAGGGTTCCATTCCACTTCCTTATCGCTGGCGTCGTACCCCGGGTCGAGGTTACGGATATCGACAGTGTTGGCGATCATATAGGTGCCCCAGTTAACGTTACCGGGAGCGTCGGAAACGCTGCTTCTGTTTTTGGCTTTTTCCACGTTGTATTGTGCGTAAGCTTCCACAGTCAGGCGTTTGCCGAGGTTGGAGAATATGCTGACGGAGCCGATTTTTTTGTTGAGTGTCTGGTTGGGCACCAGGCTGCGGTTGTTCATATCGGACAGGGACACACGGTATTTTGTGTTGTCGTTGCCACCGGAGAACGCCAGGGTGTTGGTGAAGGTGTTGCCGGTGTTATAGAAGTTTTTGATGTTGTTTTTCTGTGCTACATACGGGCGTTGTACACCATCGAACTGTATCACGTTGCTGCCGTCGATTTTCGGTCCCCAGGAGAGGCGGCCGGCGGCGATAGCTTCTGCTTTGGTGGCAGGTTTTTTGCCTTTTTCGCCTGCGCCGTATTCATATTGCCAGTCGGGGATGACAGACGGTGTTTCCACGGTGAAGGTGGTGTTGTAGTCTACGCCGATGCCTTTCTGCGCCACGCCTTTTTTGGTGGTGATGAGGATGACGCCGTTGGAGGCGCGGGCGCCGTAGAGGGCCGCAGCGGGGCCGCCTTTGAGTACGGTGATGGATTCGATATCGTCGGGGTTGATGCCTGCGATACCGTCGCCGCGGTCATAGTTAAGGCCGTTGGAGGCGCCGCTGGTGATGGTGCTTTGTGTGGTGTTGTCGATGGGCATACCGTTCACCACGTACAGCGGCTGGTTGTCGCCGTTGAGGGAGCCGTTGCCGCGGATGATGACACGGCTGGAGCCACCGGGGCCGCTGGCGAGGCTGGAGGCGTTCACGCCGGCGATTTTACCGGTGAGAGCGTCCGCCACGTTGATTTCGCGGGCCTGTGTGAAGTCGCTGCCTTTCACTTCAGTGACGGCATAGGCGAGTGCTTTTTTCTCTTTTTTGATACCCAGCGCCGTTACCACCAGTTCACCGAGCGCTTTGGTGTTGGTGGTGAGCCGGATGCTGATGTTGGACTGGCCTTTGGACACTTTTACCTCCTGGCGGTCGAAGCCGATGAAGGTCACTGCGAGGGTGATGTCGCCGGTCACGGTAGAGGGTATTTTAATAGAGAACTGACCGTTTTCGTTGGTCAGGGCGCCGATACCTTTGGCGCCGACGAGCGACACGGAGGCTCCGATGATTTTTTGTCCGTCGGTCGCGCTGGTGACGGTTCCGGATACCAGGTCGGACTGGGCATAGCTAC encodes:
- a CDS encoding SusC/RagA family TonB-linked outer membrane protein, which translates into the protein MMKHIITVAHFPKIFLPLLGLLFSVCSYAQSDLVSGTVTSATDGQKIIGASVSLVGAKGIGALTNENGQFSIKIPSTVTGDITLAVTFIGFDRQEVKVSKGQSNISIRLTTNTKALGELVVTALGIKKEKKALAYAVTEVKGSDFTQAREINVADALTGKIAGVNASSLASGPGGSSRVIIRGNGSLNGDNQPLYVVNGMPIDNTTQSTITSGASNGLNYDRGDGIAGINPDDIESITVLKGGPAAALYGARASNGVILITTKKGVAQKGIGVDYNTTFTVETPSVIPDWQYEYGAGEKGKKPATKAEAIAAGRLSWGPKIDGSNVIQFDGVQRPYVAQKNNIKNFYNTGNTFTNTLAFSGGNDNTKYRVSLSDMNNRSLVPNQTLNKKIGSVSIFSNLGKRLTVEAYAQYNVEKAKNRSSVSDAPGNVNWGTYMIANTVDIRNLDPGYDASDKEVEWNPSGFASNPYFVANRFRNNDDRKRFIGNASIKYNLLDNLFVRGRVSHDYLNINYTGIVPTGTLFAPKGLYQQYNTVATETNGELTINYQGKLGRDLGITAMLGGNRRKSISDGTNLNGTDFFAPGFYDPSNVVSLNTTNVNQRQATNSVFGSVDLSFKDLLFLTATGRNDWFSTLSPQNNNIFYPSVGASFLLSEAVKMPSWINYAKVRTSWAQVGGATPQPYILRQTYSVLSGGGHLGQPLQTPTQTTSQGSGSGLLQAPNPNLKPLVSTTFEAGIEARMLNNRLSADITVYSRKTTNDIMQAAISPASGYNFAILNVGEMSNKGVEVLLTGVPVKQKNFSWDISYNMAYNKNEVLKLTEGISSLQLDVSVNSYAYIFADIGKSYSTIKGFKVLKDAAGNTVYDKATGYEMRTGLTDLGTGVSPFSAGITNNFTYKRFNLSFLIDGKFGGHVYSATNLYATRFGLNKITLPGRDGGLTVNGVDQDGKPFTKTFTYETGLQAYYDNYKNLSEKFVYDASFIKLRQVVLSYNIPAKVFAFAKLQGATVSFVARNLLILYKNAPNIDPESTFSNSNAQGFEMFGVPRTRSYGVNLQVKL